A DNA window from Candidatus Stygibacter australis contains the following coding sequences:
- a CDS encoding CapA family protein: MRNLYFSMLFILLSGQVFGGLISIIAVGDIMPGTNYPDDSYLPENDGKDLITSELKNILRSGTITCGNLEGCILSEGDKSEHKKSKYLFRIPENLSGVFTDSGFDLLSIANNHAGDFGDAGRLNTWRVLDSLEIGYAGQIEFPTCIFEKEGNKIGFIALAPNRNCLSHWDIQEVKRLIAELKKSCDLVVASMHYGGEGEEFLHLKNEVEYYYGENRGNPVEIGHQLVDAGADLVYGHGPHLPRAMECYKGKVIAYSLGNFLTWRRFNLSGEYRPLAPILRVNYDSRGNFHSGEIISCFQDYENGVKLDDQKRAYELIKQLTEEDFTDPGLYFEEGEKGTSFYPIVNDKN; this comes from the coding sequence ATGAGAAATCTGTATTTTTCCATGTTATTTATACTGCTGTCTGGTCAAGTGTTTGGTGGCTTGATCTCCATAATTGCAGTTGGTGATATTATGCCCGGGACAAATTATCCTGATGACAGTTATCTTCCAGAAAATGACGGGAAAGATTTAATAACTTCTGAGTTAAAGAACATTCTAAGGTCTGGAACTATAACCTGTGGTAATCTGGAAGGTTGCATTCTTAGTGAAGGCGATAAATCTGAACATAAAAAGAGTAAATATCTATTCAGAATACCAGAGAATTTAAGTGGTGTATTTACTGATAGTGGTTTTGATCTGCTTTCGATTGCTAATAATCATGCGGGTGATTTCGGAGATGCAGGTCGCCTGAATACCTGGAGAGTACTCGACAGTTTAGAGATTGGTTATGCAGGTCAGATAGAATTCCCAACGTGTATCTTCGAAAAAGAAGGTAATAAAATAGGTTTCATAGCATTAGCACCAAATCGTAACTGTTTATCTCATTGGGATATACAGGAAGTAAAGCGGTTGATAGCTGAGCTGAAAAAGAGTTGTGATCTGGTGGTGGCTTCCATGCATTATGGAGGAGAAGGAGAGGAATTTCTGCACTTGAAGAATGAAGTCGAGTATTATTACGGAGAAAATCGCGGAAATCCTGTGGAGATTGGTCATCAGCTTGTCGATGCCGGTGCTGATCTGGTATATGGTCATGGACCTCATCTGCCGAGGGCAATGGAATGTTATAAGGGTAAGGTGATAGCTTATTCTCTAGGAAATTTCCTTACCTGGAGGCGGTTTAATCTTTCAGGAGAATATAGACCCTTAGCTCCGATATTACGGGTTAATTATGACAGCAGGGGGAATTTTCATTCTGGTGAGATCATCTCATGTTTCCAGGATTATGAAAATGGTGTGAAGTTAGATGATCAAAAGAGAGCATATGAACTGATAAAGCAACTTACGGAAGAAGACTTTACAGATCCAGGATTATATTTTGAGGAAGGAGAAAAGGGAACGAGTTTTTATCCTATAGTTAATGATAAAAATTGA
- the rsgA gene encoding ribosome small subunit-dependent GTPase A — MKLEEFGWNSYFAESYEDYKEEGLIIARVAREQKNLYGVFTEIGEEQAILSDSLFMNAFSSIELPAVGDWILCRRKEDFDKLFIERILPRRSKFSRKGKNTYGRNYQKEGSSDEQIISANIDTVFLVVSMDRDFNLRKIERYLTLIWDSGSNPVIILNKADQCEDPQWYFTETESVSLGIPVHVVSALKNEGISELEEYLQSGKTVTLIGSSGAGKSSIINCILGEEKQYVSYLREGDKRGRHTTTTREMIIITGGGILIDNPGMRDIQLSVSETTLDRTFYDIVELEKQCRFRNCEHDTEPGCAIKQAIEDGELEAERFENYQKLQKEVRFQERRNKQRQKFIDNARSQQKHQDIKIKKHRNG; from the coding sequence GTGAAATTAGAAGAATTTGGATGGAACTCATATTTTGCGGAAAGTTATGAGGATTATAAAGAAGAAGGGCTTATTATAGCTCGAGTGGCACGGGAACAAAAGAATTTATATGGAGTCTTTACTGAAATTGGAGAGGAACAGGCAATTTTGAGTGACAGCCTGTTTATGAATGCTTTTTCAAGCATTGAATTACCGGCAGTAGGAGACTGGATATTATGTCGTCGCAAAGAAGATTTCGATAAATTATTTATTGAGAGAATATTACCAAGACGGAGTAAATTTTCCCGTAAGGGAAAGAATACTTATGGCAGAAACTATCAAAAAGAAGGAAGCTCTGATGAACAAATCATTTCAGCAAATATAGACACCGTATTTCTGGTAGTCTCAATGGACAGGGATTTTAATCTACGGAAAATCGAGAGATATCTCACCTTGATCTGGGATAGTGGCTCAAATCCTGTTATTATCCTTAACAAAGCAGATCAATGTGAAGATCCGCAGTGGTATTTCACAGAAACGGAGAGTGTGAGTCTGGGAATTCCTGTTCATGTAGTGAGTGCACTTAAGAATGAGGGTATATCTGAACTAGAAGAATATTTGCAGTCAGGAAAAACCGTGACTCTGATCGGCTCTTCTGGAGCAGGTAAATCATCGATCATTAACTGCATTCTCGGCGAGGAAAAGCAGTATGTGAGTTATTTGCGTGAAGGAGATAAACGAGGTAGGCATACTACTACAACCCGGGAAATGATCATCATTACAGGTGGTGGTATATTGATTGATAATCCGGGTATGCGCGATATTCAACTCTCTGTGAGTGAAACTACACTTGACAGAACTTTCTATGATATTGTGGAATTGGAGAAGCAATGCAGGTTTAGGAATTGTGAGCACGATACTGAGCCTGGATGTGCTATTAAACAGGCAATAGAAGATGGTGAACTGGAAGCGGAACGGTTTGAGAACTATCAGAAACTGCAAAAAGAAGTTCGTTTTCAGGAAAGACGCAATAAGCAGCGGCAGAAATTTATTGATAATGCCCGGTCTCAGCAAAAGCACCAGGATATAAAGATCAAAAAACACAGGAATGGATAA
- a CDS encoding GNAT family N-acetyltransferase, translating to MEIRKITQEERNKYHRISQYAFGNWQDKEIEDDKIKWMNPDECFVIIENGEMTSGLINHNLKQNVRGTVKRLSGIGNVATFPEYRNKGYVKALFTSAFEDMRLKKQSVSMLQPFKESFYQKFDYISTNREMKLKFHVSGMQHYLGEIPEGWILERKTGIAALEEFLHFFSKASIKWHGMVIYDEIHQGFKEHLAQNTIFILVKHNNVIKAACSYKKQDMKIIIHDIIWSDLESRKLIFNYFARHRDHVGDFEMNIPMGTNFFSWFSDMRSQYELKMCEGPWMVRIIDVIDSLSDLNISGNVSMIFKVFDELCNWNSGNYELVVKDRKTQMKRSERNIPADVTCDIRGLTALLYGSLEIEEIIDRGWMETKTEDVRIKLQEWFPTLLLFNTFQF from the coding sequence ATGGAAATAAGGAAAATAACCCAAGAAGAACGTAATAAATATCATCGGATATCACAATATGCCTTTGGTAACTGGCAGGATAAAGAAATAGAAGATGATAAAATCAAATGGATGAATCCAGATGAATGCTTTGTGATCATAGAAAATGGAGAAATGACTTCAGGGCTTATCAATCATAACCTCAAGCAAAATGTTCGCGGAACAGTAAAGAGACTATCAGGCATAGGAAATGTGGCAACCTTTCCTGAATACCGTAATAAAGGTTATGTAAAGGCATTATTTACATCAGCATTTGAGGATATGAGATTGAAAAAGCAGAGCGTGAGTATGCTGCAGCCATTCAAGGAGAGTTTCTATCAAAAATTTGATTATATCTCAACGAATCGTGAAATGAAATTGAAATTTCATGTTTCCGGAATGCAGCACTATTTAGGTGAGATTCCTGAGGGTTGGATATTAGAACGTAAAACAGGTATAGCTGCATTAGAGGAATTTTTGCACTTCTTTAGCAAAGCATCTATTAAGTGGCATGGCATGGTGATCTATGATGAAATACATCAAGGATTTAAAGAGCATCTGGCCCAAAACACGATTTTCATACTGGTGAAGCATAATAACGTGATCAAGGCTGCCTGCTCATATAAGAAGCAGGATATGAAAATTATTATTCACGATATAATCTGGAGTGATCTGGAATCAAGAAAATTGATATTCAATTATTTTGCCAGACATCGTGATCATGTGGGTGATTTTGAGATGAATATCCCTATGGGAACTAATTTCTTTAGCTGGTTTTCCGATATGAGATCACAATATGAACTGAAAATGTGCGAAGGTCCCTGGATGGTGCGTATTATAGATGTTATAGATTCATTAAGTGATCTCAATATCTCGGGTAATGTAAGCATGATATTCAAAGTCTTTGACGAATTATGCAACTGGAATTCAGGAAATTATGAGTTGGTTGTAAAAGACCGTAAAACTCAAATGAAACGATCAGAGAGGAATATTCCAGCTGATGTCACATGTGATATCAGAGGACTTACGGCTTTATTATATGGTAGTTTAGAAATAGAGGAAATTATTGATCGAGGCTGGATGGAAACTAAGACAGAAGATGTTAGAATTAAATTACAGGAATGGTTTCCAACCTTACTACTCTTCAATACATTCCAGTTTTAA
- a CDS encoding aldehyde ferredoxin oxidoreductase C-terminal domain-containing protein, whose protein sequence is MDVKELKASHNLLKEFSYDLVELDHGYAGKTLYINLDNNTIAEKPVTPQMKEKFIGGKGFGLRLLWDGTRPETKWNDNDNEIIISGGPICGITQYAGSGKSLVVSISPTTDVVIDSNVGGYFGPYLKFSGYDALEIQGKAKKDVIIVIDGTTGKVSIEEAGEEYADSHLLAEQLTEMYAESDKPIDKMKIAVVSAGSAADHSYIGMLNFSFYDLQRKVCRLKQAGRGGIGTVFRDKGIRAIVAKSHGVKGDMNHVEDMPAIQQRGKKFTKEMNDFDDDQCQMRKVGTAHLMEIMDAYDILPTHNFQYGKAKDVKKNIDDINSKVWTEKFTPRSSDGCWLGCTMACAKVSENFVVRTGPYKGKTVHVDGPEYESAAGLGSNIGNFDPNDILELNFYCDTYGIDTISFGTMTAFAMECYEKGIINKKITGGLELNFGNTDAALEAMHQMARGEGFGIILGQGTRRMTNIFHKEYGGDLKFMQDIGMQNKGLEYSQYVSKESLAQQGGYAMTNKGPQHDEAWLIFMDMVNNQIPTFDDKAEALHYFPMFRTWFGLMGLCKLPWNDVEPAGNAETDEPAKVPEHVDNYITVYNAVTGNNIDKKEMVRQSERVYNFQRIFNIRRGYGLRKHDAQPYRACGPVTEAEYLSREERYDKELSEKLNLDPTKMSLQEKMAEVRKYREDRYEQLLDAVYLRRGWTKNGVPKLEHLKNIGMDLPELIEVVKPLQ, encoded by the coding sequence ATGGACGTTAAAGAATTAAAAGCCAGTCACAATCTTTTGAAAGAATTTAGCTATGATCTGGTAGAGCTAGATCATGGATATGCAGGTAAAACACTTTATATCAATCTGGATAATAACACGATCGCTGAAAAGCCTGTCACACCTCAGATGAAAGAGAAATTCATTGGTGGTAAGGGTTTTGGATTAAGGTTATTATGGGATGGCACAAGACCAGAGACTAAATGGAATGATAATGATAACGAGATCATTATTTCTGGCGGACCAATCTGCGGAATCACTCAGTACGCAGGATCAGGTAAAAGTCTGGTTGTGAGCATCTCCCCTACTACTGATGTTGTAATAGACAGTAATGTGGGTGGATATTTTGGACCATACCTTAAATTCAGCGGCTATGATGCACTAGAAATACAGGGTAAGGCAAAAAAAGACGTGATAATCGTTATTGACGGCACAACCGGTAAAGTGAGTATTGAGGAAGCTGGAGAAGAATATGCAGATAGTCATCTTCTGGCAGAACAACTTACAGAAATGTATGCTGAAAGTGATAAACCAATTGATAAAATGAAAATCGCTGTGGTAAGTGCTGGTTCTGCTGCTGATCATTCCTATATTGGAATGCTTAATTTCAGTTTTTATGATCTTCAGCGTAAAGTCTGCAGATTGAAACAAGCCGGCAGGGGTGGAATCGGAACGGTATTTCGGGATAAAGGCATCAGAGCTATTGTAGCTAAATCTCATGGCGTGAAAGGTGATATGAACCATGTGGAAGATATGCCTGCTATTCAACAGCGCGGCAAGAAATTCACCAAAGAAATGAATGATTTTGATGATGATCAGTGCCAGATGCGAAAAGTGGGAACAGCACATCTGATGGAGATCATGGATGCATATGACATTTTGCCAACACATAACTTTCAATATGGCAAGGCAAAAGATGTGAAGAAGAATATTGATGATATCAACAGCAAGGTGTGGACAGAAAAATTTACACCACGCAGCAGCGATGGCTGCTGGCTGGGTTGCACAATGGCATGTGCCAAGGTATCAGAGAATTTTGTGGTTCGCACTGGACCATATAAGGGCAAAACAGTTCATGTTGATGGACCGGAATATGAATCAGCTGCAGGATTAGGCTCAAATATCGGTAACTTTGATCCTAATGATATTTTAGAGCTTAATTTCTATTGCGATACCTACGGTATTGATACTATTTCATTTGGAACTATGACAGCTTTTGCTATGGAATGCTATGAAAAAGGAATTATCAATAAAAAGATCACCGGTGGACTGGAGCTTAATTTTGGTAATACTGATGCAGCACTGGAAGCTATGCACCAGATGGCAAGAGGCGAAGGATTTGGAATTATCCTGGGACAGGGAACTCGCAGAATGACTAATATATTCCATAAGGAATATGGCGGAGACCTTAAATTTATGCAGGATATTGGAATGCAGAATAAGGGACTGGAATACAGCCAGTACGTATCGAAAGAATCTCTGGCACAGCAGGGTGGCTATGCCATGACCAATAAAGGACCTCAGCATGATGAAGCCTGGCTTATCTTTATGGATATGGTTAATAACCAGATACCGACATTTGACGATAAAGCAGAAGCATTGCACTACTTCCCCATGTTCCGTACCTGGTTCGGATTGATGGGACTTTGTAAACTGCCTTGGAACGACGTGGAACCAGCAGGAAATGCCGAGACCGATGAACCGGCAAAAGTACCGGAACACGTAGATAACTATATAACAGTGTATAATGCTGTAACTGGAAATAATATTGATAAAAAAGAGATGGTGCGGCAAAGTGAGAGAGTGTATAACTTCCAGAGAATATTTAATATTCGGAGAGGTTATGGACTCAGAAAGCATGATGCTCAACCTTATCGTGCCTGTGGACCAGTAACAGAAGCAGAATATCTCAGTAGAGAAGAAAGATATGACAAGGAATTAAGTGAAAAACTTAACCTTGATCCAACAAAAATGAGTTTGCAGGAGAAAATGGCAGAAGTTCGCAAGTATCGTGAGGACCGTTATGAACAGCTATTAGATGCAGTATATCTGCGAAGAGGCTGGACAAAGAATGGAGTTCCTAAACTTGAGCATTTGAAGAATATCGGAATGGATCTACCAGAATTAATAGAAGTTGTTAAACCACTTCAGTAA
- a CDS encoding type II toxin-antitoxin system RelE/ParE family toxin — protein MENEEKNWQILFCDEDDKNCTITEFLESLPEEGQIKVFKFLELLSKNGPQLRRPYSDILYDGIHELRLRVGKIYARILYFFVYGNFIILQSGFKKKTDRTPDKYVEQAIEYRNLITEKYSEKDLEENLDAPI, from the coding sequence ATGGAAAATGAAGAAAAAAACTGGCAGATATTGTTTTGTGATGAAGATGATAAAAATTGCACCATCACTGAGTTTCTGGAATCTCTTCCTGAGGAAGGACAGATCAAGGTATTCAAGTTCCTGGAATTACTCAGCAAAAATGGCCCTCAGTTAAGAAGACCATATAGTGATATCCTCTATGACGGCATCCATGAACTTCGTCTTCGAGTAGGAAAAATTTATGCCCGGATCCTATATTTTTTTGTTTACGGCAATTTTATTATCCTACAATCAGGATTCAAAAAGAAAACTGATCGTACTCCAGATAAATATGTGGAACAGGCAATTGAGTACCGAAATTTGATAACGGAAAAATATTCTGAAAAGGACCTTGAGGAGAACCTTGATGCACCAATTTAA